AGTCGCGACTTTGTAAAAATTCTGCTGCCATCCGGCCGACTTAAAGCGCGTGGAGAACGCTCGCGATACAATTAATTCGCGCATAGAGTCGCGAGCGAGAGGAGCGAGCCCGGGCACAAAACGAAATGCGACGAAAACAGGAGGAAAAAGTTATGCGACCCGGCGGCTGGCGCAGGCCTCTCCCACAAAATCGAGATTAATTAGCCTCTTGCAGCATTAACTAGATCGCGGACCTTTATGCGATATCTCCAAAAATGCCCGatttaaataatattgcaatgatCACGCAATCCCGATAGTTTTTATACGATCTTCGAAATCCGGAGTGACAATTAACACCATTTACATTAACACGTACATGTTCCATGAAAATAACATAGGACACTGGTAAACGATTTATTTCCCGTCAGAAACCCGATCAAACGTATGCGACTGTCGATCAACATATGTTAATATTTAATGAAACGGAGGTTGATCACTGATCGCCAATTTGCGGTAATACCGCGACGACCGCGAGAAGATCGCATGAAAAATCATGTTGACCGCGATGGCCTTTTCAATATTCTTCAGCAGCCGTAAAAGTCGAACGGCAATTTTCGATCGATCGTTTGAGCATACAATTATATTGCGCGCGCGATTTTAATCCGCTTGTCAAGGTTTAAATGTCAAACTGTTGAGTCCGAATCCCTCGGTGCATATTTCGAATGTTGCGCGAGTGATAGACACGGAGGAAGTACAACGATAATGGGATGACAATGTGAACAgacacagagagaaagagagagagagagagagagagagagagagagagagagagagagaaggagagagcaagtggaaaaagaagaggagatacgaatatcACGGTATTGCGAGGGTGCACGTCCGTTGTTTAATCGGGGGAAAAAACGGGGATACGAGCGACGCGTTACGAGACATCTCATTGATCCGGGGACGAAATTTTACGCATTGACGGTTTCGTGGCCATGACTCGGTGAATAAAAGCGCGGCTGGACAAAATAGTGCCGCGGTATCGGTGTCGAACCCGCGACGATCCCGGGTTTGCGTGGATGCGAAGGATAAAGGAGAAAGAGGGGGCGGAAGGGTGCGGTAGACATGTTAGAGCCGAAGTGACAAGTCTCACCTTGTCTGAGGGTATGTTGCGAGAACTCATTTTAGATGATGCCGAGAGGGTGTCGTCACGAATCCAGAGGCTGTCTGTGACCTGACCCAAAGACGTGATCACGAATGGCACAGGTATTAACAAACGGCGGCAGCAGCAATAAAACCAATGTCGCACTTAATTTACGGAAAACACACTCACGCACTGCCTGCTCACTATTCCGAGACCATCTCGGCCCGAACCCTTGCTGCCCGATCACTCACTCCAACACCTGTCGTTACTTGTACATGTCGGGCGCGAAGTATTTGGGTAACATCTTGCGGATAACGAACGGAATACGCTCTCTACGTTTGTACCGCACGCACCCACCGTCCCAGTCCCAGAGCCAAACACATAAAATGGCGAACCCGAGACGATGTAGCCTCCTGGCCAAGCTTCGGTCACAGAGTACGTGATGGACTAGTCGATCCCGTTCGATGCTCTCGACAGGTGGCAGTGGGAGAACCGTTCTCAGCGTTGTCCTCGGCAGATTTCGGAACCGTTCGTGCCAGTGGCGTTCTCGTAGTTCAATCACAGACTGCGTACGCGGTCGGATGCAAAACTCCCACGCGCTTCTAGTGTATCTGTTCATGGTGCGCATGCGCGGGAAAAATATGATCTATGAATCAAGCACAAACTTCAAATTCGTAACAGACGTTGCACGCGGCGCAGTTTTCTTGCTACGGTTCTAAATTACCGACCCTATACCCGGTTCAACGAGAATTGGCCAGAACTAGAAACAGTTGTACGCGAACGACGCGATCGAAacgtaattaaaaattttaagtaCATTCGAAAGTACAAATTAAGGTACGAAGaactttatttctatatttaattcatctatttattacatatacatacaacatttattctgattctgTGGTCGAACTGTCagaatttaaatgaaatatacGCGATTCAGTCAATAACTTGAACAGTGTGTAAAACCATTGCAATATTGCCGAGCTGCTTAAACTCGTGAACTATCAATAATATTGAGCACGATGCCGAAAGGATACGGATTTAGGGAATATATTTCCTATGGATTTGCAGTGTAGTTTATTTAAAGAATGTTACAAAGAAAAATATTCAAGAGCTCTTGAAAAAGATCTAATGACTTCTACATGTGTACAAGAGATGGAAACACGAATATTGAAGATTCTAATCAAGTTTCCGATCTAGTCAGTCACAATTTGCACATGTGGATGAAGCTTACTGAGAGTGCTGTATAGATGTGAGAGTGTTTCAACGGGGATGTATTATAAACTGATTTTTCAGAATTGCATAGAAATTAAAAAAACGTATTATTCTAAATCTATAATTCAAAAcgttaattattaaaaatatatattattttatgtttctttattaaaaataagacgaagcattaatattatacaaactTGTAAATTAAACAAGTTTcatattattttgtttatatagTTGTTCCTGCataatttgtataattaataatacgtattaattaataataataaataataatacgtatttcttgaacaattttattattttattgttatgaCCCCTTGAACAAGTGAATAAATATTGATTCCAATTATCGTATTGTGAACGGTACCTTATGTTAGTGGTGCATTAATTTATCGCATAACCTCGTCGGTCATTTCGGAGTTTTGACAGTTCGCGAATGATAGATTACATTGCTTTCACATTGACTCATATGTGATTTGAGAATtatgtataaaattatatatttcatgtGTATTTGACGCACAATGCAATATCTGTGATAAACATTTTACAAAAGTAGATAAAAAAATGTCCGCAATTATAGATGATAAAGTGGTCGCAGGAGCACAATCCGCAAATGTTGTCAAAGAAGATCCCATTGTTGCTCTGACGGTATATGCAtacaaatttaatttcaatatttgtttattaaaatttatccaTTCATTCTATCTTATGATGTTTCTTCGAATCTTTATAGGAGAAAGTAAATGCACTATATTTTTTTCGAGACCATTATTTTGAAAATCGTCCTATCGAAGAAGCAATTAAAAAGAATGGTGACatagaaaaagaaatgaaagacACATTAAATAAGTTTGACGAATGCAAAGGATATGAAATCGATGGGTCACGAGCAAGATACTACTATCTAAAAGGAAAGGCCTTAAATGTTACAGAATGTTTTATACCTCAAGCAGAAGAACTATTAACTAAAGCAGTAAAGTTAGAGCCTAATTTAATCGAAGCATGGAATGAATTAGGTGAATGTTATTGGAAGAATGATGATATTCAACAAGCAAAAAATTGTTTTGTTGGTGCTTTACGCCATGTAATACATTCATACATtatatacttttttattttttagtcATATGCATTGGAATTACAAGATAATAATCTATTTTGCAGGGTAGAAATAAAGTATCTTTACGAAGTCTATCTATGGTTCTTAGACAGGAACCAGTTTCTAATACCGAGCAACGAATACAAAATATACAACAGGGAATGGAGTATGCGAAAGAAGCAGTTAGTCTAGACACAACAGATGGTATTTCCTGGGCAATTTTAGGAAATGCCTATTTGTCTTCCTTTTTTACAGTAGCACAAAATCCTGCAACGTTACGTTGTTGCATTTCAGCTTACCTGCAAGCAGTAAGTTGATGCACTAATGCATCCATAATTTTCCAATTGTATCGTTTAACAgtgtaaaaaatttaatttcaggAAAAAGATATTGTAGCTGGAAGTAATTCTCATTTATTTCATAATAAAGCAGTGGTGGGTATTTTATAGTCTTTAAATATTCcatacaaattaaaatttttacttatgtagataaataattatattaggcTTTAAAATATCAAGAAGAGTATTGTGCAGCATTGAAGTCATTTGAAAGAGCAATGTTATTAGATCCAATATGGGACACGCCACGCACTAAAAGAGAtgaattattacaatatttaaaagATGTACAAAATTTAGTAAACAATAATGGAAGAGTAAAACCAAAGAGATTGTACCAAATGATACGGGTATctaaaattcttaaaaaattaTGATTTTCATATATTCTATACATTATGTGCATTCCATTGTTTAAGATTGTAGAAAATTTAGTAAGCTTAATGTATGACTTtggtacatatacatatttataggtTTCTGATTAACTGTAGGCATTGGATGTTAAACATTTGGGACCATACAAAGGTGGCTCTTTCACATCTGGTCAAAAAACTGTGAAATTAGAATTAACAATGCTGAAAGATTTAACTGCTGGAGTTAATCCAGAAAAGGTGGTATTCGGTAAAGTAGTATGTTGGATACAAGATACTGATTGCGTACCTTTGTAAGTGTATTCTGTattgtttaaagaaaaaagGTAATTAATAAGAAATAGTATTTATTATCTTAATTAATAAATACACAACTTTGCAGCGCTTTTTGTCTTGTCGACGAGGAGAAAACATGTATAGCTGTAACAGTATATAATCTGGCTAAGGGTCGTGGAGTTACTGTAGGAGATTCTGTGGCTCTTCCTGAACCTTTTGTTATCCACCAAAAGTTTTCTTACCTTAACAATGTAGGTGTAACAAAAGAACACATTGTTGGGGTACTAAAGTTAGAAGTAATTcttatgtttcttttttttttttcaggactTCGATTTCAAGTCTATACGAGTTGAAACTCCAGTTATATTGGTTGTCAATGGCAGAAAACTAGGTAGAGAGCAGCAAGCCTCTGCGAAATTCCATACTTTTAAAAAGACGGATTGAGcacaaattttcaaaaattaatAGTGAGACACAGTCGACACTCAGCTATTTCTGTAACTTCAATGTGAATGAGTGACGACGGCTGATACGACATTTGAATTTTAAACTCAAGTATTATTACATTCATAGAATTAGATTATCTTACCACAGTCAATATTGTCGAGGATTGGAATATATTTACTTGTATTGTTGAGCGTTTGCTTTGGAAAATATCGTTCAAGTTGCAgacaattaaatttttaaagacGTTTTACATAGTTTGTTTTCTACATGATAGTTCACATCACGTAAGTATTGTTACGTTTTGTTTATGATATGTTAACTCGCGAACAAATCTCAAGGACCTGAAATCTTTTACACGAAATATCATTTGAATGATTCTTTTATTCGCAATATGGCGCCATTTTATTTTTGGTAATAAATCATTTTATCTGTAAGATTTTATCAAAAACAATAAAGTAAGGTTCTCAGGTCCCATCTTTTAAGTgtcgattatattataatttatacaaagTACAGttgaattatacatataaaaatacTGATTTCACGATAGACTTTCGTGCACTTTTCAATCACGAAATAACGTTCTCTTCAATGCTATCAGTATAAAACATCTTATCAAATTTATTTTGTGCTCTCACTACTTTTATCGAAGCTAGTTTGTTGTACGAGGGGAGACGAGAAAAACGTTCAACGTAGTCTAACACATgacatttcattttcaattaaaCTAACTTAACCGTATAAGTTTCATTCATCAGTCATCTCATCGTGCcaatcaaatcaatttcgacTATGTAAGGGAATTACACGCTAACATTCCCTTTACTCGTACTCAGTATTTTGAATGATTTGTTTAAATTCTACTAGAAACGTCCATGACTTCGTAAATCTCAAATCACGTTCCGCGTACATATTTACtttcacatgaattggttcGTCGACCAAACTTCACCTAACTCGAGAAGAATAGTCAAACTCAAcacaaaaaagagaaaaagatcgCGAGGTCTTGTTTCTTTGTCTATCGTATTACCCTCCGGGATAACCgaatgaaagcgaaacaaatatgtaCTCTCTAGAACATAACAGTAACTTCAAGAAACAAGACGTCGCTTATTTTTCAGTCAAGACACTTTTGCgaaaaatgcttgtgatatatttaaaacgtttgtataaaaatgttttctattatcgattataataataaatacttatttaTAACAACACGACAGTTGGGCCGTTTCTCTCCTACATCCTAGTATCCGTTCGACGGAAAACGATAGTGAACTTTCGAAGTGGATCTCGATTCCCGACGATCCGGAGCTGTGATCATCATCGAGCTGCAGATGACCGGTACTCACTGGAAGTCATTGACACGTCCTTCACCGTTTGCTCCGTATCGCAAACACGTGGACGCGTAGTGCTTCCGTGCGCGGATCAAATCACGCGAGTGGAACGAAGCCGCCACCGACTGTTTCCTCTCGTATCGTTTCTTCCCACGTTAGGTACAGGTCCTCACATATTCACTTCCCATAACTTAAAGTAATTGTCGATCACCTCGAGGAACCATTCGCGGCGCTGTGTGTCGTTGAAGATCGGAGCAAGCGTTCGCAGCTGCAGCTGCAACAGTGCCTCGTTGCCCAGAAGCTCGTCGAGCTGCTTCAACAGCATCGCGTCTCCGTGCAGTTTCAGTAAGCTGGCGTGTGAAAATATGTAATATTGATTACGGAGCCGTTCCACCGCCCATGCTTCAACTGTGCGGTTTCCACTCGCCGCTTGGATCACGCCGATGTGCTCGGCGTACCACGGCGAGAAGTAATTACTTAACTCGAGATTCGAGAAGTTCGCTACCCCACGTGTCTTCAAACGCTCCTTTATGCGCAGATAGGCTTGCGGGGTGTAGACGAATACCTGGAacatcaattttatttattattcattatctGTAGGAAAGACAGAGGAGCGTATCTAAGGAGAAATGGCTCGAGCTATGCAGGGGTAGACGAGACgaccccccgggacgcggccggccaccgccattcctggtggccggccaggcgagggggagccgcggttgtgttcgttaagagttcccgtggctcccgcagtaatcgccagcgcccttggccgccgtgggggttttagcgggtcaaacctcgcactacccccgtcccgcccccccgggcggggcgggggtgtctggccagcagattttcCGCacggaaaaaaaaataaaaaaaaaagggtAGAGGAGACGAGAAGGGAAGGAAACGATATAGTGGATAAATTAAGAATGAGTGCGTTAAGATAATCTCGTAAAATAAAATCACATTTCTAGCCATCAGACTGAATAAatacatgaataaataataacattattatttgCAGTCTCTAGCACCACGCCAATTTTGAAATGTTGGGAAAGAgcattttataaacaataaaaattaaatacagAAATAGACATAGGAATGCAGACATTTTTTAGATGTATCACTTTTTTGTGTCGTCATTAAACtagaattttatgtatttatatgtaGCGACCATCAGCACATGGCACCATGGACGATGGCCGTACAAATTCCCAACGAAAGATTTATAACACTAGCAAATAGCGAaagctatttttgagaaaaCCGTCCCAACGCGTACTCACAGTACTAACGAGAAAGCATGTTTCCGGTACTTTAGTAACTTTCGTTCTCGGTCTCAATAGCTAATGCTGGTATCATAAATCCCGAGATTTCCGAAGGGCCCGCGGACCGAGGCCCAACGGCCCACAGCTGGCTCGCAGCGGACCCGCGACCGGCCGCATCACGCGTCGAACAGGCCCGGAGGAAGTTCTGTTACAGCGCTAATAAATTTGCAGTCACGCAAAAGTCGTAAAAAAAGGACGCGACCCGATTGGTCAGCACGCTGCACAGCACTGACCAATTAGGAAAATTCGAGACGAACAGCCTCGGTATAAAAGCGAGAGAAAAATAAGATGTAGACACTCTTGCTGACGACTTAGCTGATAAATAAGAAGTTGATAAATAATCAAGGGTGATATAAAAAAACAGCAAAAATGCTATAAGAATTTAAGATAACTTAAAGTATTTAAATTCTGTTTCCGTGATTGTTACAGAAagctttcattttgcataaatatcatCACTTTTACAGAACGAAGCCATTTTGACATGATTTATTGTGTACACGCTTCTGTGAATAGATTCATTTTTCTTCAACACAATagttgctttaaatacttgtaccGTGTTTGAGTCATTAGGACATCGTAAATTTCTCATTACAATTTCAAATCGATTGTAGATTAGCACATTGATTGCTATATctagatttgaaaataaatctgtACGCTTGTCATTTCCATGTCATTCAAGTTTCTTCGATTCTGTAGAATTTTTATCGTTACCTTTTAACAATCAACTTGCTAATAAGTTAATATTGTTATTTCTTTACTTCGAATACAGTCATCGAAGAACCGATGATGAATACAATGTAAAAATTCATAATCGTTGTaaactcatttttgtcacgtactTGCGACTTCGTGCTGCAGTCTAATGCAAAAAAAGCATTCAAAGTACtaactataatataagtatCCATTAGCACCAAGTATTGCGAATAGTCTTAGAACGACTTGCTCGAGGATATGCTGAAGCAATAAATTTCAAGTACCTATCAATCTCGTCTCTTTCATAAGACGTTTAAGGATATAAAGTGATCATTATCACGTGCAGGAATAAATAACTACGCTGGCTTTGAGAGAAGATCCGCGTCGAATACAAGAAAATTATCGTAAAATCCAACATTTCCACAATATCTGTCCCTGTTGACAAGGACATATATAATTAAGAAAATATCGGGCTCTTAAGCTACACCGTCGTGAATTTCAATTAGGTAACTTATGTAACCCTCGCCGAACTCGAGTGCGATGATGCAAAGTATTGCAGACGCTATAAACCGAGCGCAACACCTATCGGGATCGTTTGGCGATGGAAGATAAACACTTCGATTCACAATTCGCATTTCATTTAAATCATGTTGCGCAATGTTTTGTGCAATCACGTCGACGCTCTTTCCAAACGACGGCGAGCAAAAATTAAACATTCTGACTAAATTAGTGTTCAAACTTTGTAGAGAACTAATTTAGTTCGTATATACAGCTTAGTCCGTgtaattgttaaatattatggttttagaaattgaaaattatgaGAGAGTCGTGCTTAAGGCTTACCGATTGCAAAACAATACGTAAGACATTCGCAATGGTATGTGTTTGGAAACAAGAGACCCGAGACACACGTTGATATATAACCCCTTGCCTTACAATTCAATTCCAAGGTTCTTTATTCAATCTCtgtattattctttattcgttTCAAAGGTATATGGAGAGTTTCTGTAAAAAACATTTGGGATCCAAAAATGTATGACGTCAGCAAAACGTCAAGTTTGAATTCGAAACCTATGACATCTCCAAGATATTATTTGACGACCACCGAGTTAAAATAGCCAATCGTTTGTAAAATAGTAGTTCTGGACTCtcaaatgtaaataaaattagaGAAACAAAgatataaattatgtacattCTATTTCCATAGAGCAAgattaataaaaagaaatccgaaaattaaaattgcaaGCACTCGTTTCTTGCAAAGCCATAACATGTTATTAAATCTCCTCTTTATacgtttattaatattttcaattaatacttttgaagatCATATTCACCTGTTTACATTCAAAATTAACTCTTTTGCAGGTCTATTTATCTTTTCATAGATCAAATTCATCCTTCtgcaaataaaattcatttcaaCAGTTATCTGTGAAACTTAcattcaattattttaatttaatatgcaTTTTGTCacaaacaattttattacaaataagtGAATTTGATTTGCAATAAGTTGAATGGAACCTGTAAAAGGAGTAATTTAAAGTACAAAACAGTGAATATGATCTACAAGAGAATTAAATTAGGATGCGAAACCTGTATTATCCGAACATTCTCATGTCATTCTGTTTAACCTTTTGACTGCTAAAGATGCATACACAGGGTGGCCCACAAAGTACTGAtaataaaaatcaatatttcggAAACATAAAGAGATAAATTtactgttatttatatttaatattacaaaatatttaatactATAAATTAACAATATAGTGTTTATCATCATTTGGCACTGCGACCCACTCTGTATACATTCACGGATTTCAATCAATGAATACGAAAGACGTATATGTACACCCTCGGATTCTATCAATATATACGGAAGAAGTAAATATGTATACGTTCTCtaaatttttaagcaattttaattaaatttaattgcgCTTTTGTTATGCGCAACAGTCAGCCACAGCGACTTACTTGAAAACATCACATGTATATACACATGTATATTGACATATTGAGAGATCCATGCGAGATCGTGTCACAACCAAAGGGTTATCTCGGACAATCAAAGTTCCGCTACATCCAAAATTTCCCATTCCAACAATTCATGTAACCCCCGCCCGTTGAATttgaaacgaactgtaacgaacCCACAGACTCGCGCGAGCGTTTCCCGAGCGCTAGTAAGAAAACCCAAAGGACTCGAACATGCTCGATCCGATCCGGTGCGAATGCATTACCAGATGGCAATGATCGGATACCCGGCCTCACCTGGTACAAAGAATTGCCCGTCACGAAGGAAGCGATGTAGTGCGAGCCGAAGTTTTTGATGAATCGGACAACGCTGGCGGTGTCGCCGACCGTGACGTTCTTCGTTTCCCTGTAGACGGCCTCGTCGAGGATCATCGACTCCGCCGTGCCAGCCAGCTTCTGATTCTCCCGGAACCTGGCGACGCGCACCAGCACGTAACAATGCTCGCCGGTGATGAAGGAGGCGTTGATGCCCAGATGCCGAGCGATGGCAGCCTTCGACCAGCTGCCGGTGAACGCCCGCCACGGTCTCTCGAGCCTCTCGAACGTGAAGTCCCGGAAGTAGGCCTGCAGAAGCTGCCGGATGCTGTCGCAGAACTCCATGTGGAAGTCGCCGTCGAAGAACGCGGTCTGCTGGCGTTGCCTGTTCGCCGCCGGGACCGGGTTCGTGAAAACGTCCAACGTCGGCTCCCGGAATATCCAGGTGTCGGTGTCGTTTCTGGGCAACACTCTCATGCTGATGCTCAGGTAGCCGTATCGGCTGAAGATATTTACGGCGCCGCCGAGACGAGGCCCCTGCGACCCGTCGCTGACCCGTGTTCCCACCAACAACGCGAGTATCCACGCCAGGACCAAGAATCGCGCTCGCGACCACATCTCTCGCGGCTGCCTGTGGCGGTACCACCTGGAACAAGAAAGAGCTTGCTTTCAAACTGGTATAGGATGTTTTCACGCAATCTGTTAACCGTGACCACCTCCCGGACCCGTTGATCCACGGTGTCCCGCGGCCTTACGTGCCTCGCCGATAATCTAACTTGCTCCTCCAACGGCTATCGCGCGAACGTTAAGCTGCTATAAATCTTAAAGTTGCTTGATCGAGCGTACAGTGTTGGGAACAGTGTTGATTGTAGATAGAGTTCCTTGAAATAAATCTCTTGTGGCTGGCTAAAAGACGTATCGAGGCGTTGATGTATTGAGACACGATCGgttccttattattattacgagtagaaggcggattttatgcatttgcgagGATAATTATTGAAGGATTTAGAATTACTGTCGTATTAGATTCACCTTGTTACaattattaacacattgcggacggctcacgagatatctcgtttttagcaaattgaacgttgcggacgggtcacgagatatctcgttttcatgttttttttatttaatcggcaacaagccgcaaatatttctgttacgtaaccatggtaacgaagcctcccgcattcctaagtaattttagcgaaacaaatgaatcattccaagcatgtagaaatgatcagtcattatagccactctaaatcaatattcaaatttgtataataattaatagttaaaatgtaaaaaatcttatataataaacagatatataaactatgtatatatagtattatttaagaatactaaatgcaaa
This genomic window from Megalopta genalis isolate 19385.01 chromosome 9, iyMegGena1_principal, whole genome shotgun sequence contains:
- the LOC117220730 gene encoding tetratricopeptide repeat protein 5; translated protein: MSAIIDDKVVAGAQSANVVKEDPIVALTEKVNALYFFRDHYFENRPIEEAIKKNGDIEKEMKDTLNKFDECKGYEIDGSRARYYYLKGKALNVTECFIPQAEELLTKAVKLEPNLIEAWNELGECYWKNDDIQQAKNCFVGALRHGRNKVSLRSLSMVLRQEPVSNTEQRIQNIQQGMEYAKEAVSLDTTDGISWAILGNAYLSSFFTVAQNPATLRCCISAYLQAEKDIVAGSNSHLFHNKAVALKYQEEYCAALKSFERAMLLDPIWDTPRTKRDELLQYLKDVQNLVNNNGRVKPKRLYQMIRALDVKHLGPYKGGSFTSGQKTVKLELTMLKDLTAGVNPEKVVFGKVVCWIQDTDCVPFAFCLVDEEKTCIAVTVYNLAKGRGVTVGDSVALPEPFVIHQKFSYLNNDFDFKSIRVETPVILVVNGRKLGREQQASAKFHTFKKTD
- the tsl gene encoding membrane-attack complex domain containing protein torso-like isoform X1; translated protein: MEIFHDAVVRRVIIGRARKRIVRAVFHCRGYHFRISSNILQPRYIAASERWYRHRQPREMWSRARFLVLAWILALLVGTRVSDGSQGPRLGGAVNIFSRYGYLSISMRVLPRNDTDTWIFREPTLDVFTNPVPAANRQRQQTAFFDGDFHMEFCDSIRQLLQAYFRDFTFERLERPWRAFTGSWSKAAIARHLGINASFITGEHCYVLVRVARFRENQKLAGTAESMILDEAVYRETKNVTVGDTASVVRFIKNFGSHYIASFVTGNSLYQVFVYTPQAYLRIKERLKTRGVANFSNLELSNYFSPWYAEHIGVIQAASGNRTVEAWAVERLRNQYYIFSHASLLKLHGDAMLLKQLDELLGNEALLQLQLRTLAPIFNDTQRREWFLEVIDNYFKLWEVNM
- the tsl gene encoding membrane-attack complex domain containing protein torso-like isoform X2, with the translated sequence MLLSRWYRHRQPREMWSRARFLVLAWILALLVGTRVSDGSQGPRLGGAVNIFSRYGYLSISMRVLPRNDTDTWIFREPTLDVFTNPVPAANRQRQQTAFFDGDFHMEFCDSIRQLLQAYFRDFTFERLERPWRAFTGSWSKAAIARHLGINASFITGEHCYVLVRVARFRENQKLAGTAESMILDEAVYRETKNVTVGDTASVVRFIKNFGSHYIASFVTGNSLYQVFVYTPQAYLRIKERLKTRGVANFSNLELSNYFSPWYAEHIGVIQAASGNRTVEAWAVERLRNQYYIFSHASLLKLHGDAMLLKQLDELLGNEALLQLQLRTLAPIFNDTQRREWFLEVIDNYFKLWEVNM
- the tsl gene encoding membrane-attack complex domain containing protein torso-like isoform X3, translated to MWSRARFLVLAWILALLVGTRVSDGSQGPRLGGAVNIFSRYGYLSISMRVLPRNDTDTWIFREPTLDVFTNPVPAANRQRQQTAFFDGDFHMEFCDSIRQLLQAYFRDFTFERLERPWRAFTGSWSKAAIARHLGINASFITGEHCYVLVRVARFRENQKLAGTAESMILDEAVYRETKNVTVGDTASVVRFIKNFGSHYIASFVTGNSLYQVFVYTPQAYLRIKERLKTRGVANFSNLELSNYFSPWYAEHIGVIQAASGNRTVEAWAVERLRNQYYIFSHASLLKLHGDAMLLKQLDELLGNEALLQLQLRTLAPIFNDTQRREWFLEVIDNYFKLWEVNM